One window of the Trifolium pratense cultivar HEN17-A07 linkage group LG2, ARS_RC_1.1, whole genome shotgun sequence genome contains the following:
- the LOC123908333 gene encoding beta-amylase 3, chloroplastic-like: MALTLRSSISFINKKETRVLKSLDDFSVNKVSCPKIKPSFGFKLKTKSSMQETHFTKENTNSVVKKNKKWEKIHTPSVAHNHDADSTRVPVFVMLPLDTVTMGGKLNKARAMNASLMALKSAGVEGVMVDAWWGLVEKDGPMKYNWEAYVELVQMVQKHGLKLQIVMSFHQCGGNVGDSCSIPLPPWVLEEISKNPDLVYTDKLGRRNPEYISLGCDSVPVLGGRTPLQVYADYMRSFRDRFRDYLGNVIIEIQVGLGPCGELRYPSYPETDGTWQFPGIGEFQCYDKYMRSSLEASAQAIGKKEWGTSGPHDSGQYNQFPEDTGFFKREGTWNTEYGEFFLDWYSSKLVEHGEKILVSAKSIFQTSGVKLSAKIAGIHWHYNARSHATELTAGYYNTRFHDGYIPIAQMLAKHGVILNFTCMEMKDREQPGHANCSPEGLVNQVRMATKIAGGELAGENALERYDSSAYGQVLSTSGLSAFTYLRINKRLLEGENWRHFVDFVLSMSDGGKQRLSESDSYGTDLYVGHIKGIKETEVIIEIALV; the protein is encoded by the exons ATGGCTCTAACACTTCGTTCTTCAATTTCCttcattaataaaaaagaaacaagagTATTAAAATCTCTTGATGATTTTTCTGTCAACAAAGTTTCTTGTCCAAAAATCAAACCATCTTTTGGTTTCAAACTCAAAACAAAGAGTTCAATGCAAGAAACACATTTCACAAAGGAAAACACCAACTCTGTAGttaagaaaaacaagaaatggGAGAAGATTCACACACCATCGGTTGCGCATAACCACGATGCTGATTCGACTAGAGTACCGGTATTTGTGATGTTGCCATTAGACACAGTAACAATGGGTGGAAAATTGAATAAAGCAAGAGCAATGAATGCTAGTTTGATGGCACTAAAGAGTGCTGGTGTTGAAGGAGTAATGGTTGATGCTTGGTGGGGTTTGGTTGAAAAAGATGGTCCTATGAAGTATAATTGGGAAGCTTATGTTGAGCTTGTTCAAATGGTACAAAAACATGGTTTGAAGCTTCAAATTGTTATGTCTTTTCATCAATGTGGTGGAAATGTCGGTGACTCCTGCAG CATTCCTCTGCCTCCATGGGTGCTAGAAGAAATCAGCAAGAACCCTGATTTGGTTTACACAGACAAATTAGGGAGGAGGAATCCTGAATACATCTCATTAGGCTGTGATTCGGTACCTGTTCTTGGAGGAAGGACTCCGCTTCAAGTCTACGCCGATTATATGAGAAGCTTCCGCGACAGATTTAGAGATTATTTGGGCAATGTTATCATA GAAATTCAGGTGGGACTTGGTCCTTGTGGAGAGCTGAGATATCCATCTTACCCAGAAACGGATGGAACTTGGCAATTTCCAGGAATCGGAGAGTTTCAATGCTATGACAAG TATATGAGGTCTTCCTTGGAAGCATCAGCACAAGCAATTGGGAAGAAAGAGTGGGGAACAAGTGGACCTCATGACTCGGGTCAATACAATCAATTTCCTGAAGATACAGGATTTTTCAAAAGAGAAGGAACATGGAACACAGAATATGGAGAATTCTTTCTTGATTGGTACTCAAGCAAACTTGTTGAACATGGTGAGAAAATCCTTGTATCAGCCAAAAGCATATTCCAAACAAGTGGAGTGAAACTATCAGCAAAAATAGCTGGAATTCATTGGCATTATAATGCAAGATCACATGCAACTGAATTAACAGCAGGTTACTATAACACAAGGTTTCATGATGGTTATATACCAATAGCACAAATGCTAGCAAAACATGGTGTTATATTGAATTTCACATGCATGGAAATGAAGGATAGGGAACAACCTGGTCATGCGAATTGTTCGCCGGAAGGATTAGTTAATCAAGTGAGAATGGCAACAAAGATTGCAGGTGGAGAACTTGCTGGTGAGAATGCATTGGAGAGATATGATTCAAGTGCTTATGGTCAAGTTTTGTCAACAAGTGGATTAAGTGCTTTTACTTATTTAAGAATAAATAAGAGGTTGCTTGAAGGTGAAAATTGGAGGCATTTTGTGGATTTTGTTTTAAGTATGTCTGATGGTGGTAAACAAAGGCTTTCAGAATCTGATTCTTATGGGACTGATCTTTATGTTGGACACATCAAAGGAATTAAAGAGACTGAAGTTATAATAGAGATTGCTCTTGTGTGA